The following are encoded together in the Xanthobacter autotrophicus Py2 genome:
- a CDS encoding multi-sensor signal transduction histidine kinase (PFAM: GAF domain protein; ATP-binding region ATPase domain protein; histidine kinase dimerisation/phosphoacceptor; Phytochrome central region domain protein; PAS fold-2 domain protein~KEGG: gox:GOX1641 bacteriophytochrome protein) — translation MEDATSRRPARSDLDPLTVCDREPIHRPGAIQPHGLLLVADSRTLKVVAAAGDVEGRLAADWAGRDLGALLGRDVAALLGAAAVGTVRVGRVAGRDETFEVQIHASGRGLLVELEPAGAPLAAADILAGLDASATRFEQAPDLRALCAEAAQAFRRITGFDRVMIYQFREDEAGVVLAEAKAPEMGSFLNHHFPGGDVPRQARALYVRNRVRVIPDVAYVPAPLRPAATDGAGPDWSDLDMSDLGLRSVSPIHVQYLKNMGVGASASVSIVKDGQLWGLVACHHRTARLLPYELRLACQSLAGNLARQIRAKVDAVLYRERIRLRAAEDALADALAGDFAVEDVLDRHGDDLCRALSADGFAAVAGSMLLTKGRCPDEETVRRIAQWVETQAQVRAFSTHALSEHLPADSGAVDARASGLLALTVPGEEPLVLLWFRAEQVEVVNWAGNPHKASSADPQAELTPRASFAAWSETVRGRSRRWTLVETETAQRLAHTLLQARQQRRIRELNRQLSATVVENERLLQYKDHLMNEVNHRVQNSLQLVASFLRLQARTLGDAPARDALAEAERRIAAVGLVHRQLYGGEQVETVDLSRYLTDLSHEVTNSLGAEWRAHLMLDLAPVLMAADRAVRLGLILTELVLNTAKYAYLGAPGPLILALDQNRDRFRLVVADRGAGKTGARQGFGTVILNAMVQSLNGTLEDLDNAPGLRTVVTAPIGIG, via the coding sequence ATGGAAGACGCGACCTCCCGCCGCCCGGCCCGCTCCGATCTCGACCCTCTTACCGTGTGCGACCGCGAGCCGATCCACAGGCCGGGCGCCATCCAGCCCCACGGCCTGCTGCTGGTGGCCGATTCGCGCACCCTCAAGGTGGTCGCCGCGGCGGGCGACGTGGAGGGCCGGCTCGCCGCCGACTGGGCCGGGCGCGACCTCGGGGCGCTGCTCGGCCGCGACGTGGCCGCCCTGCTCGGCGCGGCGGCGGTGGGCACGGTGCGGGTCGGGCGGGTGGCGGGACGGGACGAGACCTTCGAGGTGCAGATCCATGCCTCCGGCCGGGGCCTGCTGGTGGAACTGGAGCCCGCCGGCGCGCCGCTGGCGGCCGCGGATATCCTCGCCGGTCTCGATGCCTCCGCCACCCGGTTCGAGCAGGCGCCCGACCTGCGCGCCCTGTGCGCGGAGGCGGCGCAGGCGTTCCGCCGGATCACCGGCTTCGACCGGGTGATGATCTACCAGTTCCGCGAGGACGAGGCCGGCGTGGTGCTGGCGGAGGCCAAGGCGCCGGAGATGGGCTCCTTCCTCAACCACCACTTCCCCGGCGGCGACGTGCCCCGGCAGGCGCGCGCGCTATATGTGCGCAACCGCGTGCGCGTCATCCCCGACGTGGCCTACGTGCCCGCGCCGCTGCGGCCCGCCGCGACCGACGGCGCTGGGCCCGACTGGAGCGATCTGGACATGAGCGACCTCGGGCTGCGCTCGGTCTCGCCCATCCATGTGCAATATCTGAAGAACATGGGGGTGGGGGCCTCGGCCTCGGTGTCCATCGTGAAGGATGGGCAACTGTGGGGGCTGGTGGCCTGCCATCACCGCACGGCGCGGCTGTTGCCCTACGAGCTGCGCCTCGCCTGCCAGTCGCTGGCGGGCAACCTTGCCCGGCAGATCCGCGCCAAGGTGGACGCGGTACTCTATCGCGAGCGCATCCGGCTGCGCGCCGCCGAGGACGCGCTGGCCGACGCGCTCGCCGGTGACTTCGCGGTGGAGGACGTGCTCGACCGGCACGGCGACGACCTGTGCCGGGCGCTGAGCGCCGACGGCTTCGCCGCCGTGGCCGGGTCCATGCTCCTGACCAAGGGCCGCTGTCCGGATGAGGAAACCGTCCGGCGCATCGCGCAATGGGTGGAGACGCAGGCGCAGGTGCGCGCCTTCAGCACCCACGCCCTGTCCGAGCACCTGCCCGCCGATTCCGGCGCGGTGGACGCGCGGGCGAGCGGGCTGCTCGCCCTGACCGTGCCGGGCGAAGAGCCGCTGGTCCTGCTGTGGTTCCGCGCTGAGCAGGTGGAGGTGGTGAACTGGGCCGGCAACCCGCACAAGGCCTCGTCCGCCGATCCGCAGGCGGAGCTGACGCCGCGCGCCTCCTTCGCGGCCTGGAGCGAGACCGTGCGCGGGCGGTCGCGCCGCTGGACGCTGGTGGAGACCGAGACCGCCCAGCGCCTCGCCCACACTTTGCTTCAGGCCCGCCAGCAGCGCCGGATCCGCGAGCTGAACCGCCAGCTCTCCGCCACCGTGGTCGAGAACGAGCGCCTGCTCCAGTACAAGGACCACCTCATGAACGAGGTGAACCACCGGGTGCAGAACAGCCTGCAACTGGTGGCCTCCTTCCTGCGGCTGCAGGCGCGGACCCTGGGCGACGCCCCCGCGCGCGACGCGCTCGCCGAGGCCGAGCGCCGCATCGCCGCCGTGGGCCTCGTCCACCGACAGCTCTATGGCGGCGAACAGGTGGAGACGGTGGACCTGTCGCGCTACCTCACGGACCTGTCGCACGAAGTCACCAATTCCCTCGGGGCTGAGTGGCGCGCGCACCTGATGCTCGACCTCGCGCCGGTGCTGATGGCCGCCGACCGCGCGGTGCGGCTCGGCCTCATCCTCACCGAGCTGGTGCTGAACACGGCCAAATATGCCTATCTGGGCGCGCCGGGGCCCCTGATCCTCGCCCTCGACCAGAACCGCGACCGCTTCCGGCTGGTGGTGGCCGACCGGGGCGCCGGCAAGACCGGAGCGCGGCAGGGCTTCGGCACCGTCATTCTCAACGCCATGGTCCAGAGCCTCAACGGCACGCTGGAGGACCTCGACAACGCCCCCGGCCTGCGCACCGTCGTCACCGCGCCGATCGGCATCGGCTAG
- a CDS encoding RND efflux system, outer membrane lipoprotein, NodT family (TIGRFAM: RND efflux system, outer membrane lipoprotein, NodT family~PFAM: outer membrane efflux protein~KEGG: rpb:RPB_2240 RND efflux system, outer membrane lipoprotein, NodT), which produces MASMTHRVLARVRAQVPTRILARVAAGPLAALVLSGCAVGPGYETPQLAMPDHWSSGRGARAEVAPQLQRWWRRLGDGVLDGLMEEAVAGNLDVATAKAKVRAARATYREQVGALFPQVTGNASATRGDNGGNVGSGGDVTVASTYGQYQAGLDASWEIDLFGANRRGVEAAAYGSDAAVDDLDAALVTLVGDVATNYIDARGYQARIALARRTASAQRETAALTRRKLDAGGASALDAANAAGQAASTEADIPELEAAYAQSVHRLSVLTGREPAALTGRLERPRAVPAPRLPVPKGIPAQVLTARPDVRAAERRLGQSTALVGQATANRYPSISLAGTLNTTGTQLGDLARGSSISWSFGPTLTVPIFTGGQLKAAQELAEAERDQSFLAYRAAVLTALEDVENASVSLGKQRLKAGRLAASAASYREAGRLSHALYGAGSSSFLDVLTAERSLYAAETALIESRVAVATYYVALNKALGGGWDGAVDTTTPVVVDDNTGPHFARLPASAIQ; this is translated from the coding sequence ATGGCGTCCATGACGCATCGGGTGTTGGCGCGGGTTCGGGCGCAGGTTCCGACGCGGATTCTGGCACGGGTGGCGGCCGGGCCGCTGGCGGCGCTGGTGCTGTCGGGCTGCGCCGTGGGGCCGGGCTACGAGACACCGCAACTCGCCATGCCCGACCACTGGAGCAGCGGGCGCGGCGCGAGGGCGGAGGTCGCGCCGCAGCTCCAGCGCTGGTGGCGACGGCTGGGCGATGGCGTGCTCGACGGGCTGATGGAGGAAGCGGTGGCCGGCAATCTCGACGTGGCGACTGCCAAGGCCAAGGTGCGTGCGGCCCGTGCCACCTATCGCGAGCAGGTGGGCGCCCTGTTTCCGCAGGTCACCGGCAACGCCTCCGCCACACGGGGCGACAATGGCGGCAACGTGGGGTCGGGGGGCGATGTCACCGTCGCCAGCACCTATGGCCAGTATCAGGCGGGGCTCGACGCCAGCTGGGAAATCGACCTGTTCGGCGCCAACCGCCGGGGCGTGGAGGCCGCTGCCTACGGCTCGGATGCAGCGGTGGACGATCTCGACGCCGCCCTCGTCACCCTCGTGGGCGACGTGGCCACCAATTATATCGACGCGCGCGGATATCAGGCGCGCATCGCGCTCGCCCGCCGCACCGCGAGCGCCCAGCGCGAGACCGCCGCGCTGACCAGGCGCAAGCTCGACGCCGGCGGCGCCTCTGCTCTGGATGCCGCCAATGCGGCCGGGCAGGCGGCCAGTACCGAGGCGGACATTCCAGAGCTTGAAGCGGCCTATGCCCAGAGCGTGCATCGCCTGTCCGTGCTCACGGGGCGGGAGCCGGCGGCGCTCACCGGACGGTTGGAGCGTCCGCGCGCGGTACCGGCGCCGCGCCTGCCGGTGCCCAAGGGCATTCCAGCGCAGGTGCTCACCGCCCGCCCGGACGTGCGCGCCGCCGAGCGGCGGCTGGGCCAGTCCACGGCGCTGGTGGGGCAGGCGACGGCCAACCGCTATCCCTCCATCAGCCTCGCCGGCACGCTCAACACCACCGGAACGCAACTGGGGGATCTGGCGCGCGGCTCCTCCATCAGCTGGTCGTTCGGGCCGACACTGACGGTGCCGATCTTCACCGGCGGGCAGCTCAAGGCGGCGCAGGAACTGGCGGAGGCAGAGCGCGACCAGTCGTTCCTCGCCTATCGCGCGGCGGTGCTCACCGCGCTGGAGGATGTGGAGAATGCCTCCGTCTCCCTCGGCAAGCAGCGCCTGAAGGCCGGCCGGCTCGCCGCCTCCGCCGCCTCCTACCGCGAGGCGGGGCGGCTCTCCCACGCGCTCTATGGGGCGGGCTCGTCGAGCTTCCTCGACGTGCTCACCGCCGAGCGCTCGCTCTATGCGGCCGAGACGGCGCTGATCGAGAGCCGGGTGGCGGTGGCGACCTATTATGTGGCGCTCAACAAGGCGCTGGGCGGCGGCTGGGACGGGGCGGTGGACACGACCACGCCGGTGGTCGTGGACGACAATACCGGCCCCCATTTCGCGCGCCTGCCGGCGTCGGCAATCCAGTGA
- a CDS encoding conserved hypothetical protein (KEGG: nha:Nham_1256 hypothetical protein), which produces MTSSPGDLTLTLIGGPTVLIEIDGLRLVTDPTFDPPRLYQTAPVHFEKTVGPAIEAEAVLPLDAVLLSHDQHLDNLDHAGRALLPKVGTVFTTQAGATRLGGENVLGLAPFETTTLDVPGKGRLFVTAAPARHGPPGIEPISGDVVGFLLGRDAPGDLLYVTGDTVFYEGVAEVARRFAPRVVIVFAGSAEPRGRFHMTMDANDALETANAFPDATLVAAHTDGWVHFKESATELAAAFATLGIAERLVPLEPGRPTVFAA; this is translated from the coding sequence ATGACCAGCTCGCCCGGCGACCTCACCCTCACCCTGATCGGCGGCCCCACCGTGCTGATCGAGATCGATGGCCTGCGCCTCGTCACCGATCCCACCTTTGATCCGCCCCGCCTCTACCAGACCGCGCCGGTGCATTTCGAGAAGACCGTCGGCCCCGCCATCGAGGCCGAGGCGGTGCTGCCTCTCGACGCGGTGCTGCTGAGCCACGACCAGCACCTCGACAATCTCGACCACGCCGGCCGCGCATTGCTGCCCAAGGTGGGCACCGTCTTCACCACGCAGGCCGGCGCCACCCGGCTGGGCGGCGAAAATGTCCTCGGTCTCGCCCCGTTCGAAACCACCACCCTCGACGTGCCGGGCAAGGGCCGGCTGTTCGTCACCGCCGCCCCGGCGCGCCATGGCCCGCCGGGGATCGAACCCATTTCCGGCGATGTGGTGGGCTTCCTCCTCGGCCGCGACGCGCCGGGGGACCTCCTCTATGTCACCGGCGACACGGTGTTCTACGAGGGCGTGGCCGAGGTGGCGCGGCGGTTCGCGCCCAGGGTGGTCATCGTCTTCGCCGGCTCGGCGGAGCCGCGCGGCCGCTTCCACATGACCATGGATGCCAACGACGCGCTGGAAACCGCGAACGCCTTCCCCGATGCTACGCTGGTCGCCGCCCACACCGACGGCTGGGTGCATTTCAAGGAGAGCGCCACGGAGCTGGCCGCCGCCTTCGCCACCCTCGGCATCGCCGAGCGCCTCGTCCCGCTGGAGCCCGGCCGCCCGACCGTGTTCGCGGCCTGA
- a CDS encoding protein of unknown function DUF125 transmembrane (PFAM: protein of unknown function DUF125 transmembrane~KEGG: rpa:RPA2784 possible nodulin-related protein), which produces MHRENHLISRIGWLRAAVLGANDGIISTASLVIGVAAASATASEPLVAGVAGLVAGAMSMAAGEYVSVSSQADTEAADMARERKELAEQPRAELAELAQIYVERGVEKALALKVAEQMMAKDAFAAHARDELGLSEHMVARPIQAALTSAGTFAAGAALPLVLTAVAPQGSIPLVVAGGSLACLALLGAVGARVGGADLLKPTVRVTFWGAFAMAVTAAIGALIGHAV; this is translated from the coding sequence ATGCATCGCGAAAACCACCTCATCTCCCGCATCGGCTGGCTGCGGGCGGCGGTGCTCGGCGCCAATGACGGCATCATCTCCACGGCGAGCCTCGTGATCGGCGTCGCCGCCGCCTCCGCCACCGCGAGCGAGCCCCTGGTGGCAGGCGTCGCCGGGCTGGTGGCGGGCGCCATGTCCATGGCGGCGGGGGAATATGTCTCGGTCAGCTCCCAGGCCGACACCGAGGCGGCGGACATGGCCCGCGAGCGCAAGGAGCTGGCCGAGCAGCCCCGGGCGGAACTCGCCGAGCTGGCGCAGATCTATGTGGAGCGCGGCGTCGAGAAGGCGCTCGCCCTCAAGGTGGCCGAGCAGATGATGGCGAAGGATGCCTTCGCCGCCCACGCCCGCGACGAGCTGGGCCTGTCCGAGCACATGGTGGCGCGGCCAATCCAGGCGGCGCTTACCTCCGCCGGCACCTTCGCCGCCGGCGCCGCCCTGCCGCTGGTGCTCACCGCCGTGGCGCCGCAGGGGTCGATCCCGCTGGTGGTGGCGGGCGGCTCCCTGGCCTGCCTCGCCTTGCTCGGCGCGGTGGGCGCCCGCGTCGGCGGCGCCGATCTGCTGAAGCCCACGGTGCGCGTCACCTTCTGGGGGGCCTTCGCCATGGCCGTCACTGCCGCCATCGGCGCACTCATCGGCCACGCGGTCTGA
- a CDS encoding transcriptional regulator, LysR family (PFAM: regulatory protein LysR; LysR substrate-binding~KEGG: ade:Adeh_2242 transcriptional regulator, LysR family), protein MADRNRTGPDWEDARFFAALARHGSLSATARALGVNHATVARRVAAMEQALGEKLFERRPDGYALTAAGTRALEAADAMEKAARRLLRAQEERPLGGLVRIAATPSLADLYLVSRFAALAQRHPGIDIEIVSDRRLASLARREADIALRLGAPKDARGVDADVIARRLATLAFGYYGTADWRGRIAAGAAPVFVGFDEANAHLPESAFLARHFPRSRLAVRANTQSTQAIAARAGHGIALLPHFIAAEEGVLVAVPLVPLPPTRDLFLLTNRLSADDGAVRAVRDFLAELFHADAALFSGLDD, encoded by the coding sequence ATGGCTGATCGAAATCGCACAGGGCCGGACTGGGAAGACGCTCGCTTCTTCGCGGCGCTGGCGCGGCATGGCAGCCTGTCCGCCACGGCGCGGGCGCTGGGCGTCAACCACGCCACCGTGGCCCGGCGCGTCGCCGCCATGGAACAGGCGCTCGGCGAAAAGCTGTTCGAGCGCCGGCCGGACGGCTATGCGCTCACCGCCGCCGGCACCCGCGCTCTGGAGGCGGCCGACGCCATGGAGAAGGCGGCCCGCCGCCTGCTGCGGGCGCAGGAGGAGCGGCCGCTGGGCGGCCTCGTGCGCATCGCCGCCACGCCGAGCCTCGCCGACCTCTATCTGGTGTCGCGCTTCGCTGCCCTCGCGCAGCGCCATCCCGGCATCGACATTGAGATCGTCTCCGACCGGCGGCTGGCGAGCCTCGCCCGCCGCGAGGCCGACATCGCCCTGCGCCTCGGCGCCCCCAAGGATGCGCGGGGGGTGGATGCGGACGTGATCGCAAGGCGCCTCGCCACCCTCGCCTTCGGCTATTACGGCACGGCGGACTGGCGCGGCAGGATCGCGGCGGGGGCGGCGCCGGTCTTCGTCGGCTTCGACGAAGCCAACGCCCATCTGCCGGAGTCAGCGTTCCTCGCCCGGCATTTTCCCCGGTCGCGGCTGGCGGTGCGGGCCAATACCCAGTCCACCCAGGCCATCGCGGCCCGCGCCGGCCATGGCATTGCGCTTCTGCCGCACTTCATTGCGGCGGAGGAGGGCGTGCTGGTCGCCGTGCCCCTCGTCCCTCTGCCGCCGACGCGCGACCTGTTCCTGCTCACCAACCGCCTGAGCGCGGACGACGGGGCAGTGCGAGCGGTGCGGGATTTTCTCGCCGAGCTGTTTCACGCGGACGCCGCGTTGTTTTCCGGTCTGGACGATTGA
- a CDS encoding ChaC family protein (PFAM: ChaC family protein~KEGG: bur:Bcep18194_A4923 ChaC-like protein), translating to MHPAGGRPPWHWRSSCLYPRIAMKIQQLTRELIESGGIDAIAARDAPALRVLTDAERAASLRATLDARPDGDAWLFAYGSLIWNPTVHAQEHRTARIEGWHRAFCLTTVLGRGTTDNPGLTLGLDEGGVCHGVALRIDDAILERELSILWRREMLSGAYVPRWLDVFDADGARFGSAISFTIDRASCQYAGRLPRAEIIHRLANASGAIGSAADYLFQTCEGLRALGIPDPVLEALAEEVAAARDEKLAREE from the coding sequence ATGCATCCGGCGGGCGGGCGGCCGCCATGGCATTGGCGCAGTTCCTGCTTATATCCTCGCATCGCCATGAAGATCCAACAGCTCACCCGCGAACTGATCGAATCCGGCGGCATCGATGCCATTGCGGCACGGGACGCCCCGGCCCTGCGCGTGCTCACCGACGCGGAGCGTGCCGCATCACTGCGCGCCACCTTGGACGCGCGCCCCGACGGGGACGCCTGGCTGTTCGCCTATGGCTCGCTGATCTGGAACCCCACCGTGCATGCGCAGGAACACCGTACCGCCCGCATCGAGGGCTGGCACCGGGCCTTCTGCCTGACCACCGTGCTCGGGCGCGGCACCACCGACAATCCCGGCCTCACGCTGGGCCTGGACGAAGGGGGCGTCTGCCACGGCGTCGCCCTGCGCATCGACGATGCGATCCTGGAGCGCGAGCTGTCCATCCTGTGGCGGCGGGAGATGCTGTCAGGCGCCTATGTACCGCGCTGGCTGGACGTTTTCGATGCAGATGGCGCGCGCTTCGGCAGCGCCATCTCCTTCACCATCGACCGCGCCAGTTGCCAATATGCCGGCCGCCTCCCCCGCGCCGAGATCATCCACCGGCTCGCCAACGCCTCCGGGGCCATCGGCTCGGCGGCGGACTATCTGTTCCAGACCTGCGAAGGTCTGCGCGCCCTCGGCATCCCCGACCCGGTGCTGGAGGCGCTGGCCGAGGAAGTGGCAGCCGCCCGCGACGAGAAGCTGGCGCGGGAGGAGTGA
- a CDS encoding Haem oxygenase (PFAM: Haem oxygenase~KEGG: atc:AGR_C_4545 heme oxygenase), giving the protein MDAVDAPALGRAARLKAETAAVHGRLDARIMAAGAFTDRAGYGRFLLFQRLLHEDGAPLYGHPALAGLLAEAGVGARLHLVERDLADLGQPRSRPAGAPEPAFAMGLPDAAPALGWLYVLEGSRLGGAVLLKGAQGLGLTAAFGAHHLAPAHEGVLAHWRRFTAGLEDADLDGVGEQQMIAGAIAAFQRAHALADFAFG; this is encoded by the coding sequence ATGGATGCGGTGGATGCGCCCGCCCTCGGCCGCGCGGCCCGCCTGAAGGCGGAAACGGCGGCGGTCCATGGCCGGCTCGATGCCCGGATCATGGCGGCGGGCGCGTTCACGGACCGCGCCGGCTATGGGCGCTTCCTGCTGTTTCAACGCCTGCTCCACGAGGACGGCGCGCCGCTGTACGGCCATCCGGCGCTGGCCGGGCTGCTGGCAGAGGCCGGCGTGGGTGCGCGGCTCCATCTGGTGGAGCGCGACCTCGCGGATCTCGGCCAGCCGCGCAGCCGCCCGGCCGGTGCGCCGGAGCCGGCTTTCGCGATGGGCCTGCCCGATGCCGCCCCTGCGCTGGGCTGGCTCTATGTGCTGGAAGGCTCGCGCCTCGGCGGCGCCGTGCTGCTGAAGGGCGCGCAGGGGCTGGGGCTGACGGCCGCGTTCGGCGCCCACCACCTCGCCCCGGCGCACGAGGGTGTCCTGGCCCATTGGCGGCGCTTCACCGCCGGGCTGGAGGACGCGGATCTGGACGGTGTCGGCGAGCAGCAGATGATCGCGGGCGCCATCGCCGCCTTCCAGCGGGCGCATGCGCTGGCTGATTTCGCCTTCGGCTGA
- a CDS encoding D-isomer specific 2-hydroxyacid dehydrogenase NAD-binding (PFAM: D-isomer specific 2-hydroxyacid dehydrogenase catalytic region; D-isomer specific 2-hydroxyacid dehydrogenase NAD-binding~KEGG: atc:AGR_L_379 hypothetical protein) — protein MKPEIIQYCPLMPGLEAALAERFTVHRFFEDKDPEGFLAHHAGTIRGFVTGGHLGLPPDLGAKLPALEIVAINGVGFDKVDLNEAKRRGVRVANTPDVLTEDVADLAIGLSIALLRQIVKGDAYVRAGQWLGGDLALGAKVSRRRFGIFGLGRIGRAIARRLEGFDAQIAYSDRVNLDVPYDFEDTPQALAARSDVFVVAAAASAETRNVIDRSVIDAIGPKGIIVNVARGSLVDEPALLAALKEGRIGGAALDVFADEPRVPDGFFGLPNVVLTPHMASATGETRQAMADLVLANLVAHFAGEPLPTALV, from the coding sequence ATGAAACCCGAGATCATCCAGTATTGCCCGCTGATGCCGGGCCTCGAGGCAGCGCTGGCCGAGCGCTTCACCGTGCATCGCTTCTTCGAGGACAAGGACCCCGAGGGCTTCCTCGCCCACCATGCTGGTACCATCCGCGGTTTCGTCACCGGCGGCCATCTGGGCCTGCCGCCGGACCTCGGCGCGAAGCTGCCGGCGCTGGAGATCGTCGCCATCAACGGCGTGGGCTTCGACAAGGTGGACCTCAACGAGGCCAAGCGCCGGGGCGTCCGCGTCGCCAATACGCCGGACGTGCTCACCGAGGACGTGGCGGACCTCGCCATCGGCCTGTCCATCGCGCTGCTGCGGCAGATCGTGAAGGGCGATGCCTATGTGCGCGCCGGCCAGTGGCTGGGCGGCGACCTTGCGCTGGGCGCCAAGGTCTCGCGGCGGCGCTTCGGCATTTTCGGGCTGGGCCGCATCGGCCGGGCCATCGCGCGGCGGCTGGAGGGTTTCGACGCCCAGATCGCCTACAGCGACCGGGTCAATCTCGATGTGCCGTATGATTTTGAAGACACGCCCCAGGCGCTGGCGGCGCGCAGCGATGTGTTCGTGGTGGCGGCGGCGGCCTCCGCCGAGACGCGCAACGTCATCGACCGCTCGGTCATTGATGCCATCGGGCCGAAGGGCATCATCGTCAACGTGGCGCGCGGCTCGCTGGTGGATGAGCCGGCGCTGCTGGCGGCGCTGAAGGAGGGCCGCATCGGCGGCGCCGCGCTCGACGTGTTCGCCGACGAGCCGCGGGTACCGGACGGCTTCTTCGGCCTGCCCAACGTGGTGCTCACGCCCCACATGGCGAGCGCCACCGGCGAAACCCGGCAGGCCATGGCGGACCTTGTGCTGGCCAATCTGGTGGCGCACTTCGCCGGCGAGCCTTTGCCTACCGCGCTGGTGTAA
- a CDS encoding luciferase family protein (PFAM: luciferase family protein~KEGG: rru:Rru_A0927 luciferase-like), protein MVQLSILDLVRVRQGSSPRDALDNARDLAAHAEEWGYRRFWVAEHHNMQGIASAATSVVIAHVAAGSRHIRVGAGGIMLPNHAPMVIAEQFGTLAQLFPGRIDLGLGRAPGTDQNTMRALRRSLTNSDHFPNDVIELQAYLGDAEPGQSLFAVPATGTNVPLWILGSSTYGAQLAAALGLPYAFASHFAPADLIPALELYRARFQPSAQLSRPYAMAGLNVIAAETDEEARHLATTQQMSVADIFRGARGLSQPPIADIETYWSPMEKAQAARFLSRSVVGSPQTVRAGIEAFVAETLVDEVMIVSDVFDHHKRLASYRMIADAVPHAADWEKSAA, encoded by the coding sequence ATGGTGCAGCTTTCCATTCTCGATCTGGTGCGGGTGCGGCAGGGGTCCAGCCCCCGCGATGCCCTCGACAATGCCCGCGATCTGGCGGCCCACGCGGAAGAGTGGGGCTATCGCCGCTTCTGGGTGGCCGAGCATCACAACATGCAGGGCATCGCCAGCGCCGCGACCTCCGTGGTCATCGCCCATGTGGCCGCCGGCTCCCGCCACATCCGGGTGGGGGCGGGGGGCATCATGCTGCCCAACCACGCGCCCATGGTCATCGCCGAGCAGTTCGGCACGCTGGCGCAACTGTTCCCCGGCCGCATCGACCTCGGCCTCGGCCGCGCGCCGGGCACCGACCAGAACACCATGCGGGCGCTGCGCCGCTCGCTGACCAATTCCGACCATTTCCCCAATGACGTGATCGAGCTTCAGGCCTATCTGGGCGATGCCGAGCCGGGCCAGTCCCTGTTCGCGGTGCCGGCCACCGGCACCAACGTGCCCCTGTGGATCCTCGGATCGAGTACGTATGGGGCGCAGCTGGCGGCGGCGCTGGGCCTGCCCTATGCGTTCGCCTCCCATTTCGCGCCGGCGGACCTGATCCCGGCGCTGGAGCTGTATCGTGCCCGCTTCCAGCCCTCGGCGCAGCTTTCCCGGCCCTATGCCATGGCCGGCCTCAACGTGATCGCCGCCGAGACGGACGAGGAGGCGCGCCACCTCGCCACCACCCAGCAGATGTCGGTGGCGGACATTTTCCGTGGCGCCCGCGGCCTCAGCCAGCCGCCTATCGCCGATATCGAGACCTATTGGTCCCCCATGGAGAAGGCGCAGGCCGCCCGCTTCCTCTCCCGCTCCGTGGTGGGCAGTCCGCAGACCGTGCGCGCCGGCATCGAGGCCTTCGTGGCCGAGACCTTGGTGGACGAGGTGATGATCGTGTCCGACGTGTTCGACCACCACAAGCGCCTCGCCTCCTATCGCATGATCGCCGACGCGGTACCCCACGCCGCCGACTGGGAAAAATCGGCGGCGTGA
- a CDS encoding OsmC family protein (PFAM: OsmC family protein~KEGG: rpb:RPB_1421 OsmC-like protein), with protein MAIIRTGSAQWSGGIKDGKGAISTESGALSAYPYGFASRFENQKGSNPEELLGAAHAACFTMALSLILGGAGLTATDLQTSAKVSLEKKEAGYEITAVDLTLTGIVPGATPEQFAELADTAKANCPLSKVIRAAISLDATLKS; from the coding sequence ATGGCGATCATCCGCACCGGCTCGGCCCAGTGGAGCGGCGGCATCAAGGACGGCAAGGGCGCGATCTCCACCGAGAGCGGCGCGCTGTCCGCCTATCCCTACGGCTTCGCCAGCCGCTTTGAGAACCAGAAGGGCTCGAACCCCGAGGAGCTTCTGGGCGCCGCCCACGCCGCCTGCTTCACCATGGCGCTCTCGCTCATCCTCGGCGGGGCCGGCCTCACCGCCACCGATCTCCAGACCTCCGCCAAGGTGTCGCTGGAGAAGAAGGAGGCGGGCTACGAGATCACCGCCGTGGACCTCACCCTCACAGGCATCGTCCCCGGCGCCACCCCGGAGCAGTTCGCGGAACTGGCGGACACTGCCAAGGCCAACTGCCCCCTCTCCAAGGTGATCCGCGCCGCCATCAGCCTCGACGCCACGCTGAAGAGCTGA